Proteins encoded by one window of Chryseobacterium sp. POL2:
- the idi gene encoding isopentenyl-diphosphate Delta-isomerase, whose translation MEERVVLVNPQDEVLGLMEKMQAHENALLHRAFSVFLFNDKGEMLLQRRAAGKYHSPLQWTNACCSHPRENESYIDAAKRRLQEELGIETALTERFFFIYKADVGQGLWEHELDYVFTGEYNGDFTLNPDEVAEIKYLSIADLEKEIEDSPEHYTEWFKIIWAEYRNHLDI comes from the coding sequence ATGGAAGAACGTGTTGTTTTAGTAAATCCACAAGACGAGGTTCTGGGATTGATGGAGAAAATGCAAGCGCATGAAAATGCTTTGTTACATAGGGCTTTTTCAGTGTTTTTATTTAATGATAAAGGTGAAATGTTGTTACAACGTCGCGCTGCGGGAAAATACCATTCGCCATTGCAATGGACCAATGCTTGTTGCAGTCATCCTCGTGAAAACGAATCTTATATAGATGCGGCAAAACGTCGCCTACAAGAGGAATTGGGTATTGAGACAGCGCTTACAGAACGTTTCTTTTTTATCTACAAAGCCGATGTTGGACAAGGTCTTTGGGAGCATGAGTTGGATTATGTTTTCACTGGTGAATATAATGGTGATTTTACATTAAATCCTGATGAAGTTGCGGAGATAAAATACCTTTCTATCGCTGATTTAGAAAAAGAAATCGAAGATTCTCCAGAACATTACACCGAATGGTTTAAAATCATCTGGGCAGAATATCGCAATCATTTGGATATTTAA
- the ahcY gene encoding adenosylhomocysteinase yields MDTTTQYVPYKVKDISLAEWGRKEITLAEAEMPGLMAIREEYGPSQPLKGARIAGCLHMTIQTAVLIETLVALGAEVTWSSCNIFSTQDHAAAAIAAAGIPVYAWKGLNEEEFDWCIEQTLFFGEDRKPLNMILDDGGDLTNMVFDRYPEFTKDIKGLSEETTTGVHRLYERMKNGTLVMPAINVNDSVTKSKFDNKYGCKESAVDAVRRATDVMLAGKRVVVCGYGDVGKGTAASFRGAGSIVTVTEIDPICALQAAMDGYEVKRLDTVVDNADIIITTTGNFNIVRGEHFKKMKDKAIVCNIGHFDNEIDMAWLNANYGATKTEVKPQVDIYTVDGKEIIILAEGRLVNLGCATGHPSFVMSNSFSNQTLAQIELWNNAANYKNEVYMLPKHLDEKVAALHLKKLSVELETLSPAQADYIGIPVEGPFKPEYYRY; encoded by the coding sequence ATGGATACAACAACACAATATGTTCCTTACAAAGTAAAAGATATTTCTTTGGCGGAATGGGGAAGAAAAGAAATTACTCTAGCTGAAGCTGAAATGCCAGGATTAATGGCTATCCGTGAAGAGTACGGACCATCTCAACCGCTTAAAGGTGCTAGAATTGCTGGATGTCTTCACATGACGATTCAAACTGCTGTTCTTATTGAAACGTTGGTAGCTCTTGGCGCTGAAGTTACTTGGTCTTCTTGTAACATTTTCTCAACTCAAGATCACGCTGCTGCGGCTATTGCTGCTGCTGGAATCCCAGTTTATGCTTGGAAAGGTCTTAATGAAGAGGAATTCGATTGGTGTATTGAGCAAACTTTATTCTTTGGTGAAGACAGAAAACCGTTGAACATGATTTTGGATGATGGTGGAGATTTAACGAACATGGTTTTTGATAGATATCCAGAATTTACAAAAGATATTAAAGGACTTTCTGAAGAAACAACGACAGGTGTTCACAGATTGTACGAAAGAATGAAAAACGGAACTTTGGTGATGCCTGCAATCAACGTAAACGATTCAGTGACTAAGTCAAAATTCGATAACAAATACGGTTGTAAAGAATCTGCTGTAGATGCGGTAAGAAGAGCCACTGACGTGATGTTGGCTGGTAAAAGAGTGGTTGTTTGTGGTTATGGAGACGTGGGTAAAGGTACTGCAGCCTCTTTCCGAGGAGCTGGTTCTATTGTTACCGTTACAGAAATCGACCCAATTTGTGCATTACAAGCTGCAATGGACGGTTACGAAGTAAAAAGATTAGATACTGTGGTTGATAACGCAGATATCATCATTACTACAACTGGTAACTTCAACATCGTAAGAGGTGAGCATTTCAAGAAAATGAAAGATAAAGCTATCGTTTGTAACATCGGTCACTTCGATAACGAAATCGATATGGCTTGGTTAAATGCAAACTATGGCGCTACAAAAACAGAAGTTAAACCACAAGTTGACATTTATACTGTTGATGGCAAAGAAATCATCATCTTGGCTGAAGGTCGTTTAGTAAACTTAGGTTGTGCGACTGGTCACCCATCTTTCGTGATGTCTAACTCTTTCTCTAACCAAACTTTGGCTCAGATTGAATTGTGGAACAACGCTGCAAACTACAAAAACGAAGTGTATATGTTGCCAAAACATTTAGATGAAAAAGTAGCAGCTCTTCACTTGAAGAAATTAAGTGTTGAATTGGAAACTCTTTCTCCTGCACAAGCTGATTATATTGGTATTCCAGTTGAAGGACCTTTCAAACCAGAATATTACAGATACTAA
- a CDS encoding OsmC family protein: protein MDVNVSAHISKELYLTKIKTERHEFLVDEPIDKGGKDVAPKPTEFLAASLASCTAITLKMYTERKAWDVGEIVVDVTLLDDADKSKSIFNRSIRFSKTDIPEEQMKRFQHIANACPVHKILENSVIINTEFK from the coding sequence ATGGATGTTAATGTATCAGCACATATTAGTAAAGAACTTTATTTAACAAAAATAAAAACCGAACGTCATGAATTTCTAGTCGATGAACCTATTGATAAAGGCGGAAAAGATGTGGCACCAAAACCAACAGAATTTTTGGCAGCTTCTCTAGCAAGTTGTACCGCAATCACGCTTAAAATGTACACCGAAAGAAAAGCTTGGGATGTTGGAGAAATTGTTGTGGATGTTACTTTGCTTGACGATGCAGACAAAAGTAAAAGCATTTTCAATAGAAGTATTCGGTTTTCGAAAACTGATATTCCCGAAGAACAAATGAAGCGTTTTCAACATATCGCAAATGCATGTCCTGTTCACAAAATTTTGGAAAACTCAGTTATTATTAATACAGAATTTAAATAA
- the uvrA gene encoding excinuclease ABC subunit UvrA, with translation MATTAEIDIKKQLFVKNAHLNNLKHIDVLIPKNKLIVITGVSGSGKSSLAFDTIYAEGQRRYVESLSSYARQFLGKLEKPKVDDIKGLAPSIAIQQKVISSNPRSTVGTSTEIYDYLKLLYARVGHTFSPISGEEVKKDSVSDVIDFIKSAKKDSSFILLAPLDYKVEDFSEQLKTLKVSGFTRLEIGGNVASIEDLESFGFAPEIGTQINLVIDRFSYEEDENFLQRLADSIQMAFYEGHGYCSLKNSDTNDIREFSNKFELDGIVFNEPNVHYFSFNNPYGACPTCEGYGKIIGIDEDLVVPNKKLSVFEDGIAPWKGETMSEWKKSFIKKAKDFPIHKPYHELTKEQKQYLWRGDKSASFPSIDNFFKMLEENLYKIQYRVMLSRYRGKTTCPNCEGLRLREETSWVKIDGYNIQSLIELPLDELLPLIENFKLSDYDAEVAKRLLYEIKSRIGFLLKVGLGYLTLNRTSNTLSGGESQRINLATSLGSSLVGSIYILDEPSIGLHSRDTENLIEVLKSLRDLGNTVIVVEHDEDVMRTADYIIDIGPEAGYLGGELVFSGNYKDLKKANTLTSKYLNNELRIEVPKKRRIPKEFIKIKGARQNNLKNIDVDVPLEVLTVVTGVSGSGKSTLMKEILTNAVQIQLGMGGKKADYDSVEFPKKLIKNIELIDQNPIGKSSRSNPVTYLKAYDDIRDLFSKQKSAKLLGLKPKHFSFNVDGGRCDECKGEGVITVSMQFMADIELECEHCHGTRFKNEILEVKVDEKNISDILKMTVDEALAFFTDLQENKIVQKLKPLQEVGLGYLQLGQSSSTLSGGEAQRVKLASFLVKGVTTDKTLFVFDEPSTGLHFHDINKLMTSLQALIELGHSVIVIEHQPDIIKCADYIIDIGPNAGKYGGDVVFTGTPEDLAKNKNSATAKYIAEKLK, from the coding sequence ATGGCTACAACTGCAGAAATCGATATAAAAAAACAACTTTTTGTTAAAAACGCACATCTTAACAACCTGAAACACATTGATGTTTTAATACCAAAAAACAAACTCATTGTGATAACAGGCGTTTCGGGAAGTGGAAAATCTTCGCTAGCTTTCGACACGATCTATGCGGAAGGGCAACGTCGTTATGTTGAAAGTTTGAGCTCGTATGCACGTCAGTTTTTAGGAAAATTAGAAAAACCGAAAGTTGACGATATCAAAGGTCTTGCGCCATCTATCGCCATTCAGCAAAAAGTTATCTCGTCAAATCCCCGATCAACCGTTGGGACATCAACAGAAATTTATGATTATCTTAAACTTTTGTATGCGCGGGTGGGTCATACTTTTTCACCTATTTCTGGAGAAGAAGTCAAAAAAGACAGCGTTTCGGATGTTATCGATTTTATAAAATCTGCGAAAAAAGACAGCAGTTTTATTTTATTAGCACCTTTAGATTATAAAGTAGAAGATTTTTCTGAGCAACTTAAAACCCTGAAAGTTTCTGGCTTTACAAGATTGGAAATTGGTGGTAACGTAGCAAGTATAGAGGATTTAGAAAGCTTTGGCTTTGCACCAGAAATAGGTACCCAAATCAATTTGGTCATCGACCGGTTCAGTTATGAAGAGGACGAAAACTTTTTGCAACGTTTGGCAGACTCGATCCAGATGGCTTTCTATGAAGGTCACGGTTATTGTAGCTTAAAAAATAGTGATACCAATGACATCCGCGAATTTTCTAATAAATTTGAGTTAGACGGCATTGTTTTTAACGAGCCGAATGTTCATTATTTCAGTTTTAATAATCCTTATGGCGCTTGTCCAACATGCGAAGGCTACGGCAAGATTATCGGTATCGATGAAGATTTGGTAGTTCCTAACAAAAAACTTTCCGTTTTTGAAGATGGCATAGCACCGTGGAAAGGCGAAACGATGAGCGAGTGGAAAAAATCCTTCATTAAAAAAGCTAAAGATTTCCCTATTCATAAACCTTATCACGAATTAACGAAGGAGCAAAAACAATATTTGTGGCGTGGCGATAAGTCCGCAAGTTTTCCGAGCATTGATAATTTTTTCAAAATGCTGGAAGAAAATTTGTACAAAATCCAATACCGCGTGATGTTGTCGCGCTACCGTGGAAAAACCACCTGTCCAAACTGCGAAGGTTTGCGATTGCGCGAGGAAACTTCTTGGGTAAAAATAGATGGCTATAATATTCAGTCATTGATAGAATTGCCTTTGGATGAGCTTTTGCCATTAATCGAAAATTTTAAACTTTCCGATTATGATGCTGAAGTTGCAAAACGCTTGTTATATGAAATCAAATCAAGAATCGGTTTTTTACTGAAAGTTGGCCTTGGCTATTTAACACTTAACAGAACCTCCAACACACTTTCTGGCGGAGAAAGTCAAAGGATAAATTTGGCTACCAGCTTGGGAAGTTCGTTGGTTGGATCAATATATATTTTGGACGAACCAAGTATTGGACTACATTCTCGCGATACCGAAAATCTTATTGAAGTCTTAAAAAGTTTGCGCGATTTGGGCAACACCGTTATTGTTGTAGAACATGATGAGGATGTGATGCGTACCGCAGATTACATTATTGATATTGGTCCAGAAGCAGGATATTTGGGTGGCGAATTGGTATTTTCTGGAAATTATAAAGATTTGAAAAAAGCCAATACCTTAACCTCAAAATATCTTAATAATGAACTCCGAATTGAAGTTCCCAAAAAACGAAGAATTCCTAAAGAATTTATTAAAATAAAAGGTGCTCGACAAAACAATCTCAAAAATATTGATGTTGATGTTCCGTTAGAAGTTTTGACCGTTGTTACGGGCGTTTCTGGAAGTGGCAAATCCACTTTGATGAAGGAAATATTAACCAATGCCGTACAAATTCAACTCGGGATGGGAGGCAAAAAAGCCGATTATGACAGTGTCGAATTTCCGAAAAAACTAATCAAAAACATCGAACTGATTGACCAAAATCCTATTGGAAAATCCTCCCGATCCAATCCTGTAACCTATCTTAAAGCTTATGACGATATTCGGGATTTGTTTTCGAAACAAAAATCTGCCAAATTATTAGGTTTAAAACCGAAACATTTCTCTTTTAATGTAGATGGCGGTCGTTGTGACGAATGCAAAGGCGAAGGGGTCATCACCGTGTCGATGCAGTTTATGGCGGATATTGAGTTAGAATGTGAACATTGCCACGGCACACGTTTTAAAAATGAAATCCTTGAGGTTAAAGTTGACGAAAAAAACATTTCGGATATCCTGAAAATGACGGTTGACGAAGCTCTAGCTTTCTTCACCGATTTGCAAGAAAATAAAATCGTTCAAAAGTTAAAACCTTTACAAGAAGTTGGTTTGGGTTATTTGCAATTGGGGCAATCCTCTTCCACCCTTTCTGGTGGCGAGGCGCAACGTGTAAAGCTGGCATCATTTTTAGTAAAAGGTGTCACCACGGACAAAACTTTATTTGTGTTTGACGAACCTTCTACAGGCTTGCATTTCCATGATATTAACAAATTGATGACTTCCCTACAAGCTTTAATAGAATTGGGCCATTCGGTGATTGTCATTGAACATCAACCCGACATTATCAAATGTGCCGATTATATTATCGACATTGGACCAAATGCTGGAAAATACGGTGGAGATGTTGTTTTTACAGGAACACCAGAAGATTTGGCAAAGAATAAAAATTCAGCAACTGCAAAATATATTGCCGAAAAACTAAAATAA
- a CDS encoding peptide-N-glycosidase F-related protein produces the protein MKQKLLSCITVFGIGLSLSAQNINVFEDVPFYSMYHYLGEGESLPPEAYSQIPSGAIRLHAYERDIISRKLTSEEISGLGSNLSIEVDLFAACDNYDRIAGINLALVPKGSTAYTWDQTDVKRVELGRFITPFMNKNKTPTSVPYSFPANNLANILHNANLMQHYDAWIEFRVDGYSAAANQQVAGCADRTDVFRGSLKFVSTGTAPTSPNFFLPLSYRQNLNNYNATDVPGTTTRIINFTLEQPVENAVLHLISSNHGANTNGEEYVRREHYVYLNDNLMYQYKPGGKTCEPYRQFNTQANGIYGATEKTLRNWMSWNNWCPGDAIPNREISLGNLSAGQHSIKLTVPSAVFAGGEGYFPISMYIQNNKNGEVICEGPTNFRIENQINQSFDLNWDQSPDTSWQVLYARKNAFNTNLDNYVDTSNPTLHLDNLTINWYYEAYVKSKCLNNDKESLWIGPIYSQSIKLGTEEVSKNRIKISPNPSDKEITIQSPQKVTQVILYTMDGKKLAEYHSKKFDISNLPKGIYMLLIHLENGETISQKLIKK, from the coding sequence ATGAAGCAAAAATTACTCTCTTGCATTACTGTATTTGGCATTGGACTGAGTCTATCTGCTCAAAACATTAATGTTTTTGAAGATGTCCCTTTCTACAGCATGTATCATTATTTGGGTGAAGGCGAAAGTTTGCCGCCAGAAGCTTATTCGCAAATCCCTTCTGGGGCCATTCGCTTGCATGCTTACGAGCGCGACATTATTTCGAGAAAATTAACAAGTGAAGAAATTAGTGGTTTAGGAAGTAATCTTTCTATTGAAGTTGATCTTTTTGCGGCTTGTGATAATTATGACCGAATTGCAGGTATCAATCTGGCTTTAGTTCCCAAAGGAAGTACAGCTTACACTTGGGATCAAACAGATGTCAAACGTGTTGAGTTGGGAAGATTCATCACGCCGTTTATGAACAAAAACAAAACGCCAACTTCTGTGCCGTATAGTTTCCCAGCGAATAATCTCGCAAACATCCTACACAATGCCAATCTTATGCAACATTATGATGCATGGATTGAGTTCCGTGTCGATGGTTATTCTGCGGCTGCCAACCAACAAGTTGCAGGTTGTGCAGATAGAACTGACGTTTTCCGAGGAAGTTTAAAATTTGTTTCTACAGGAACAGCGCCAACGTCGCCCAACTTTTTCCTGCCATTGTCTTATCGACAAAATCTAAATAATTATAATGCAACGGATGTTCCTGGAACCACCACCAGAATTATCAATTTCACTTTGGAGCAACCTGTAGAGAATGCAGTTTTACATTTAATCTCATCCAACCACGGTGCTAATACCAATGGTGAAGAATATGTAAGAAGAGAGCATTATGTTTATCTAAATGATAATTTGATGTATCAATATAAACCTGGAGGAAAAACCTGTGAACCTTATCGACAATTCAACACGCAAGCTAATGGTATCTATGGAGCAACTGAAAAAACTTTGCGTAACTGGATGTCTTGGAACAATTGGTGTCCAGGCGATGCAATCCCGAACCGCGAAATAAGTTTAGGAAATCTCTCAGCGGGACAGCACAGTATAAAATTAACAGTTCCTAGTGCGGTATTTGCAGGTGGAGAAGGTTATTTTCCGATTTCGATGTATATTCAGAATAATAAAAATGGTGAAGTTATCTGTGAAGGACCAACTAATTTCAGAATCGAAAATCAAATTAATCAAAGTTTTGATTTGAATTGGGACCAAAGCCCAGATACGTCTTGGCAAGTTTTGTATGCCAGAAAAAATGCATTTAATACGAATCTTGACAACTATGTCGACACAAGCAATCCTACGTTGCATCTCGATAATCTGACTATTAATTGGTATTACGAGGCTTATGTAAAATCCAAATGTCTAAATAACGACAAAGAAAGTCTTTGGATTGGCCCAATCTATTCGCAGTCTATAAAACTAGGCACCGAGGAAGTTTCAAAAAATAGAATTAAAATTTCCCCAAATCCAAGTGACAAAGAGATTACAATACAATCGCCTCAAAAAGTAACGCAAGTTATTTTGTACACTATGGACGGAAAAAAACTCGCTGAATACCATTCGAAAAAATTCGATATTTCTAATTTACCAAAAGGCATATACATGCTTTTAATACATTTAGAAAATGGCGAAACAATCTCTCAAAAATTAATTAAGAAATAA
- a CDS encoding TonB-dependent receptor plug domain-containing protein, producing MKKLLLSGFALSCAFFSAQQQDIEEVVVKGKFFSTPITKVPENITIISKKQIQESPARSVADLLQYFTGMDLRRRGMNDVQTDLSIRGSSFEQVLVLINGIKMNDAQTGHNTFNLPFDMASIDRVEIIKGPAARRFGQNAYGGVINIITNVGKDNVYQINAAGGDFKTWSLGASADFGNENFGNFIQVGKAESAGYRFNTDSDVQNIWYQNQFKIKDANFKMQAGFTEKKFGANGFYSSPLAKDQYEETQTSLVSASYDQSFGNFGVNANVYWRRGQDMYLFNRVKPEIYRNMHIGNNIGGELNTSFVSSLGKSGLGVDFRNEALRSNNLGERERFITQVFFEHQISLLDQKLNIIPGVSWANYPGTGNFFYPGLDVGYNLDDHSKIYGNLAKTNRIPTYTDLYYVSKTETGNPNLKPENAWNYEIGYQYQRANSLLKVSGFGRNTDNAIDWTKDSLAAIWRAENISNIKTLGFETEIAQKFNWIVNSLSVGYTYLDNKINREDQAFSKYVLDNLRHQFNAKLHAKYWRFGTEVVYRYNERIALGSYNLLDAKLNYQTDKLNIYLLVNNITNAEYTETSLVPMPGRWFMLGFTFKNKF from the coding sequence ATGAAAAAGCTTTTGTTATCAGGTTTTGCGTTGTCTTGTGCATTTTTTTCGGCACAACAGCAAGACATAGAAGAAGTTGTGGTAAAAGGAAAGTTTTTTTCAACCCCAATTACTAAAGTTCCGGAAAATATTACGATAATTTCTAAAAAACAAATTCAAGAATCACCAGCACGAAGCGTTGCTGATTTGCTACAATATTTCACTGGGATGGATTTGCGTCGCCGTGGGATGAATGATGTACAAACAGATCTTAGTATTCGCGGTAGCTCTTTCGAGCAGGTTTTGGTTCTGATAAATGGTATCAAAATGAATGATGCACAAACGGGACATAACACGTTTAACCTTCCTTTTGATATGGCGAGTATCGATCGCGTTGAGATTATAAAAGGCCCTGCTGCTAGACGTTTTGGACAGAATGCTTACGGAGGTGTTATTAATATTATTACCAATGTTGGTAAAGACAATGTTTATCAAATTAATGCTGCAGGTGGGGATTTCAAAACTTGGTCTCTTGGTGCTTCTGCCGATTTTGGAAACGAAAATTTCGGAAATTTTATTCAAGTTGGTAAAGCAGAATCTGCCGGTTACCGTTTTAACACAGACTCGGATGTACAAAATATTTGGTATCAAAATCAGTTCAAAATTAAAGATGCCAACTTCAAAATGCAAGCAGGTTTTACTGAGAAAAAATTTGGTGCAAATGGATTTTATTCGTCACCATTAGCCAAAGATCAATACGAAGAGACACAAACGTCCTTGGTGAGTGCGTCTTACGATCAGTCTTTTGGAAATTTTGGAGTCAACGCCAATGTGTATTGGAGAAGAGGACAAGATATGTATTTGTTTAACCGTGTTAAGCCCGAAATCTATCGTAATATGCATATTGGTAACAATATTGGCGGTGAGTTGAATACGTCCTTTGTGTCAAGTTTGGGTAAATCTGGTTTGGGAGTCGATTTCCGTAACGAAGCGCTTCGTAGTAATAATCTTGGCGAAAGAGAGCGTTTTATCACGCAAGTTTTCTTTGAGCATCAGATTAGTTTGCTAGATCAAAAACTTAACATTATCCCAGGTGTAAGTTGGGCGAATTATCCAGGGACTGGCAACTTTTTTTATCCAGGTTTAGATGTTGGATATAATCTTGATGACCACAGCAAAATCTACGGGAATCTTGCTAAAACCAATCGAATCCCTACTTATACAGATCTTTATTATGTTAGTAAAACCGAAACTGGAAATCCTAACTTAAAACCAGAAAATGCATGGAATTATGAAATTGGCTATCAATATCAACGCGCAAATTCTCTATTGAAAGTAAGTGGTTTCGGTAGAAATACGGATAACGCCATTGACTGGACAAAAGATTCTTTGGCTGCCATCTGGCGTGCCGAAAATATTAGCAATATAAAAACACTTGGTTTTGAAACCGAAATTGCTCAAAAATTTAATTGGATAGTTAACAGTCTGTCAGTAGGTTATACTTATCTGGATAACAAAATTAATCGTGAAGATCAAGCGTTTTCGAAATACGTTTTAGATAATCTTCGTCATCAATTCAATGCAAAGTTGCATGCAAAATATTGGCGATTCGGGACAGAAGTTGTCTATCGTTACAATGAGAGAATCGCTTTGGGAAGTTATAATCTTCTTGATGCGAAGTTAAACTATCAGACTGATAAGCTTAATATTTATCTTTTAGTCAACAATATTACAAATGCTGAATATACCGAAACGAGTCTTGTGCCAATGCCAGGCCGTTGGTTTATGCTAGGATTTACGTTTAAAAACAAGTTTTAG
- the galE gene encoding UDP-glucose 4-epimerase GalE encodes MAILVTGGLGYIGSHTVVELLNNGFEVVIVDDMSNSEKFILNNIEEVAGKKPIFYPFDLRRKELLSQVFEAHNIEGCINFAAFKAVGESQEKPLEYYENNLFSLINILQEFKNRNISNFIFSSSCTVYGQADEMPIDENTPLKMPESVYGKTKQMGEEILKDFAMANHKKITLLRYFNPIGAHPTAKLGELPIGVPNNLVPYVTQTAAKIREKLSIWGNDYPTEDGTAVRDYIYVVDLAKAHVAALKKLLASSEETLIDVYNLGTGKGSSVLEVVKAFESANNVEVPYQVCDRRAGDITIAYANADKAEKELNWKADTSLEEALRTTWKWQKYLETRTN; translated from the coding sequence ATGGCAATACTAGTAACAGGAGGATTAGGCTATATCGGATCGCACACCGTTGTTGAATTACTGAACAATGGTTTTGAAGTGGTTATTGTAGATGATATGTCGAATTCGGAGAAGTTTATTTTAAATAATATCGAAGAAGTAGCGGGCAAAAAACCAATTTTTTATCCGTTCGATTTAAGAAGAAAAGAATTACTATCTCAGGTTTTTGAAGCACATAATATTGAAGGTTGTATTAATTTTGCAGCTTTTAAAGCGGTTGGCGAAAGTCAGGAAAAACCTTTGGAATATTACGAAAATAATTTGTTTTCTTTAATTAATATTCTTCAGGAATTTAAAAATAGAAATATCTCGAATTTCATTTTTAGTTCTTCTTGTACAGTGTATGGACAAGCGGACGAAATGCCAATTGATGAAAATACGCCACTCAAAATGCCCGAAAGTGTTTATGGGAAAACCAAACAAATGGGCGAGGAAATTCTAAAAGATTTTGCAATGGCTAATCATAAAAAAATTACGCTTTTAAGATACTTTAATCCTATTGGTGCGCATCCAACTGCAAAATTAGGCGAATTGCCAATTGGTGTTCCTAATAATTTGGTTCCCTATGTAACGCAGACTGCTGCAAAAATTAGAGAAAAACTAAGCATTTGGGGTAATGATTATCCTACGGAAGATGGTACCGCAGTGCGCGATTATATCTATGTTGTTGACTTAGCAAAAGCCCATGTGGCGGCCCTCAAAAAATTGCTTGCTTCATCGGAAGAAACACTTATTGATGTTTATAATCTAGGAACTGGCAAAGGTTCGTCGGTTTTGGAAGTTGTTAAAGCTTTTGAATCTGCGAATAATGTGGAAGTTCCTTATCAAGTATGTGATCGTAGAGCAGGCGATATTACAATTGCTTATGCTAATGCGGATAAAGCTGAAAAAGAACTCAATTGGAAAGCTGATACTTCGCTAGAAGAAGCGTTGAGAACGACTTGGAAATGGCAAAAATATTTGGAAACCAGAACCAATTAA
- a CDS encoding GNAT family N-acetyltransferase produces MEIRQQNNEKNGMFEAFIDDRHAGEMTYTWAGTDKFIIDHTGVEESYNGMGVGKNLLLAVVDYARANHIKVIPLCPFAKATFNKNPNLQDVLA; encoded by the coding sequence ATGGAAATTAGACAACAAAACAACGAAAAAAACGGAATGTTCGAAGCTTTCATCGATGATCGCCATGCAGGTGAAATGACTTACACATGGGCAGGAACCGACAAATTTATTATCGATCATACGGGGGTAGAAGAATCCTACAATGGTATGGGTGTTGGGAAAAATCTACTTTTGGCAGTGGTAGACTACGCGAGAGCGAATCATATAAAAGTGATTCCACTTTGTCCTTTTGCAAAAGCAACTTTCAATAAAAATCCAAATTTACAAGATGTTTTAGCTTAA
- a CDS encoding TMEM175 family protein yields MTTSRLEAFSDGVIAVIITIMVLELKIPETADWSGIKALAPKFISYVLSFLYVGIYWNNHHHLLHKTNKINGNIMWANLFFLFTLSLTPVSTGWMGEHNFEKNTSILYGIILMFNAISYSILSYFIAKKEGKDSDFVKAIGNETKEKVSIVLYILGIAASFYQPYVALGFYYIVALLWIVPDKRLEEK; encoded by the coding sequence ATGACCACATCAAGATTAGAAGCCTTTAGCGATGGCGTTATTGCAGTGATTATCACGATTATGGTTTTGGAGTTAAAAATTCCTGAAACTGCCGATTGGTCAGGGATAAAAGCTTTGGCTCCAAAATTCATAAGTTATGTGCTTAGCTTTCTGTATGTCGGCATATACTGGAATAACCACCATCATCTTTTGCATAAGACCAACAAAATCAATGGTAATATTATGTGGGCCAATTTATTTTTTTTGTTCACATTATCTTTAACACCTGTATCTACAGGCTGGATGGGCGAGCATAATTTCGAGAAAAATACAAGCATTCTTTATGGTATTATATTGATGTTTAATGCGATATCTTATAGCATTCTCTCTTATTTTATTGCAAAAAAAGAAGGAAAAGACTCGGATTTTGTAAAAGCTATTGGTAACGAAACCAAAGAAAAAGTTTCCATCGTGTTATACATTTTGGGGATTGCAGCTTCTTTTTATCAACCTTATGTTGCGCTTGGATTTTATTATATTGTTGCTCTGTTATGGATTGTTCCAGATAAACGTTTGGAAGAAAAGTAA